From the Lactuca sativa cultivar Salinas chromosome 9, Lsat_Salinas_v11, whole genome shotgun sequence genome, the window ttttaatttttatataaattatttttctactgactttattttaatttatttcttAAAACACGAAAATCTGAAACTTTAACATGATGTACGAACCAAATaagaaacaacataattaagatcATTCTATTCTGATCACTTAAAACATATATATTCATGTCTAGACGtgttgatttatttatatatcttTATCTCACCTTATCATACCAACAAAGATTCAGATTTCACGCTAGCCATTCCGCAATCATCTCTTCAATTTCATCCCAATTATGAAAAATTGGGGGAACAGGTATAGGCATAGCTTTCATAACTGTAATTTCAATTACAGTCTTTGAAGTAAACAAGATATCAGACGTCAACCAGTGAACAGGGCAGGGAAGTAGAAGGACATGCCCCATGGGCCACGACTCACTTGGGCATAACTTGATTCGCTTTGTTTTACGTCTAATTGGTGTATTTGCAAATATTGCAGGCGACGTTATCCACCTTTCAATTGTCACCTCACCATGACTATTTACAATCCGATAAAATATTTCACCTGATAGCAATCATAAAATTCACCATTAGATATATGGTTGCATTTTTCCATTTGTATTTATAATTTGTTTATGTGATTGTAATAATTTGTCATATAGTGAACTTTTCTCTAAATGATTGTGGTTTTCGCTAGTTTTAGAGTTTTCCACATATATTCTTGTGGTTAATTTTCTCAATTCTTTGTCACTGGGCGTGTTTTTGTGAATCTTCGGGACCATTTTCCTAACAAGATATACGGTTTCACTTTTGCATTTACTGTTAAATAGTTTTTGTTGTTTTTCCAGCAACCTCTGTCACAATTCCTATCCAGCCTCAAAACACTTTTTTATTTGGTTTTGAGAAAGTACAACTTACCATTAGAAAACTGCACTTGAGGCAATTCGATTTCAGTTAAGTAGAAGTGTTCACTAGCAGTGAATTCAAGTATGTTTGCAAGTGTACGACCTCTAACACATGTTGTAGCTCCATAGTATCTCACTTGAGGTTTTGGTTCTGGAAGAAAAAATTCAAAACCCATTTCCATCTTTAGACCGAGCTACAAAAGAGGAAATTTTATTAGTTTGCTCCGCACGCGTAATCTTACATATCTTGTCATAAGCAAGGATCGCTAAAAGAAGGTCTTACGTCATGGTTTAATTTCTAGCTAATCTCATGAAAATGGAATCGTTCATATTACAAAAAGGcaagttttttttaaagtttacgGTACATAATATATAGTTTGTGATTCTCTAGACACATACTCCTGTTACATGTGTGCTTACAACACATATAAGTCATTTATTATATAAGGTATGATTTTATGAGTTCTTCAACACTTTACTATTCAGGAGAAAGTTATTATGTCAAGATCAAGCTTTCCTTTTATTTGATCCATTTGAATCTAACAAAGATGCTTGTTTGTAAATAATACTCATAAAGTTTAACCTTCCATGTTAAGATCAAGATTTCCTACTATTTGATCCATCTGAATCTAATAAAGACGTTTGTTTGTAAATAATACTCATAAAATTTAACCTTCCATGTTAAAGATCAAGATTTCTTACTATTTGATCCATCTTAATCTAATAAAGACACTTTTTAAAACTCCAAAAATTTAACCTTCAATCACGGGGGATGAAAATCTTTGTAATTATCCAATTCAATACCACAAATTGTTTTATTTAGTTCATAGAATAGCATTACATTACATGTTATTCCCAATTGTACGTACAAACCCTCAATCTGCCACTACTTTCCATAGTACAGTGGCTGGTGATACTTTTGGTTCTATTAGCATACACATATTTATCATAAGAACGGGTGTGAAACAGCATAAACAATAAAGCACAAAGAAATTAAGAGATATAGAAGAATCTAAGCGTGCTTTGAGTGAGCCCTATATGAAAAAACAATTTGCACAAAATTCgccaaataattttttaaaattatggAAGCAAAATGCACATCAGCAATCGGTGAGTTATGATACTATTTCTGATCGATTTTATTTTGAAATGCACATGGACTGTACGCAATAACATTAAAAGTTCAAATTGGATAACTAATCAATTAAACAAAAGGCAATAATCACATTCGATGGCAACTAAAGTAGCAAAGAAGATAATCTAGTGAACGATTTGGGTGAAAAAAACTCCGGTGTGGACTCACCGTTGCCGATTGAGCAAGAGTAAACGGTGAAatttgtttgttgtttttttcaATTCTATGGCAGCTTTGATGGTGATCTTCATTTTTATCATCACGAAGCATAAGAACTTTACATGACTGCCACGTTGCGGTTACTGCTTGCTCCGCCACTACAAGAAACGGGACCTATAGGGACGACAAATGTCGTCTCTATAGGTTAAAAATGTCGTCGTTATAGGTGGCCGGGAGGACATGTCGTCCCTACAGCTCTCGTCCTCATAGCCCCGTCGCAATAGATATTTTTGGTCGTCGCTATAAATATCGTCGCAATAGGTATCTTTTAGAGACGACATGTCGTTCTGTTTTGGTTTGTCGCTATACGTTGTTGGTCTCCATAAATGAagctatagagacgacatgtcgtctctattggtatacGTATAAACACAACATGTCCTCTCCATAGATAGAGATACAATCGACTCACCTTAGCCCTTAGCGACAACGTGTCGTGGTGGTAGATGCATCTgtagagacgacatgtcgtctctatagatCCACCTATAGAaacgacatgtcgtctctataggtaTGCCCATACAGCTGCTTTTTTTTCTCTATAATTTCCCAGTTCTCATATCACAAAATTGCTAAAacagtaaatttacaaaatatataaaatggTAAATTTAACTGCAAAACATTAATATTCGATACAATCTCAAAACACTACATTATTACAAATATAATTAATAActtttatattattaaaaatataatgtaatCAAAAACTTACATTAAAGAAAACAAATAATCATATGACATTTCTATctcaatttataaaaataaatttaaatgaTGATATCAGAAACTAAAAGAATATCACCATCCCTTGGATCAAGAATCATGCTCACTGCttcttccttaatggaagttaCTTCAGTCTGCACATATAAACACATTCTGAGTCAACATATACACTTGCAATGTTTAAGTTAATCCACAAGTAAATAAAATGACAGGTTTACCCTTGCGACAGTTTCCAAGTGTTTCACAACTGCAACATATACCGTTCTCTGTTTTGTGGGGGAAGCATTAGCAAGTGCAGAAGCCAACGCACCAATCGGAATGGGTTGTGTGATTCCAGTGTCTCTCAATGCCATTCCACCCATGTCATACGGAACAGAAACCATTCCCCCACCTCCAATTCCGGTCATGGAACCATCCGAAACATTCCGTCCAGGGGTAACGGTACATCCTCCCATGAAGATTGGAATTCATTTGTGATTCCAGTGTCTCTCAACGCATCATCTGTTATTCATTTGTTGTAATCAATctcaattaattaatttaattattaatatcACTGAAAATTTTTTAAAAGAGGTTGGAATTCTAACATGTTGCTGCATTAGGGGTATAGGCTGCTGGTTTTGCTAACCTAGACCAGTAGCACGCCTGCCACCTGGGTGTTGAACTTGTTGACCTTGCTGCACCATTGGCATGAAGAAGTTTGGCATTAGGGCGCCACCTGGACGCATACCTGGCACGAGTTGCTGTTGATACCCAAATCCAGGTTGTACatggttttaaaaaaaagttgtttagttttgaaaagatctTTACAAGAACAAAATATTCAACACCATGAAAAATCTTGAAACATGATTATAATAAAAagaatattttttattaaatgttaTTACCTGTGGAGGAATGAATGTAGGCTGAGCTTGACCATAGAATATTTGTTGACCTAAACCTGGCCCACCAGGTGAATACATTGGCATACATGGTGCTACAGCTGGCGCCATTGCAATTGGACGCATCTATGAGAACTGTGCCTATATACAAAAAGGGCAAAATTGTCATTAAAATGTTTATATTGCATAAGAAGTAAGAGCATATGTCTCAAGTCTCAACATACCTGCAATCTTGCCCTTCTGTCTTCCTTACGTTGTGTATCCTTGTTTTCCTTACAAAGATGAAATCTGGAGATGAATATTTGAAAACATTGTCATTAATAAAGAATATAAAgcttcaaaagtaaaacattgtCATTAATGAAAGGaaataggatgctataataaacaaatatatgAATGTATGTTGCTATAATAGACACTACCTGAGGAACTTTCCAAGATGCTGGATCTGAACCTCTACTGTCATAAGGAGTCTCATCTCTTCCTTTCCTCTTCTTATTACCTCTGCCTCTTTCATTATTTTCCAAAGATAATTCCCATCTTTGGAGAATTGAAcctgagggtaaaatggtcattttttaaACCATGAttaaatataaacatatatatatatatatatatatatatatatatatatatatatatatatatatatatagctggcTTACTTACATGTGTAACCCCACCTTCTTGACCATGTAGGACATATAAGAGCTCCATATTATCTTCTCTATGTATCCCTGTATGACCCTGTAGCAAGCATCCCCGTATGACTTGGAGAAAAGGCATTTCATAATATGATACCTGAGAGCAAGGAATAAAGCTCATTATTAgtgaaatacccaaaatacccttgtaatTAACCACACCAACCTGATTGTCCTTCCTTGTTTCCTTGGATGGTTGAATGTTGTTGGAAATCTCTACCAGGGCGATGAATATCAAATATCCTGATGGATTTGTTGTATCCAACAAATATCCTGAATCAAATAAGTTAATATTTATATAGAAACAAACTTTCATTCAtttctttttcttattaagaAATTATACTTTGAAAAGTCTAACCAATTATGGCATTGTTGATTTTTttaagtacaatgttgtaacagAAAGAAAGGAATGTATGGTTCTATaagaaacaaataaaataaagatgaaagaaaatgtgttgtagtccttcaaaATAATATAAGCTTACTTTGTTCCTGAGGGGTTGACACCAATTGAGAAGGCAACAGTTGTTTCATCCATGGCGTCATATGCTCGATATGTGCAACATAGCTGTAATTCCATGTTGAATCAATCAAGTGTTAATAAATTAATACCACAATTATTATCCATGAAATGAATAATAATAATGACTAATATAAAGATTCAATGATATAAATCAAGACCAAAGCACATGCTATGATGAAGCACCTGTCCTGTGCTATAAGATGAATACGATGGTCATGAGTGGTGGTTGCAAACACACAAGAGACTGGATCTACAACACAATCAGAGTAACATAATTCTTGTTAACTGCTGATTTACATGCGAAGTATCTTTGGATAGTATActaataatgaaagaaaaaggaTATCAACAAAAGAACCTGAAGCAGACATGTAAGTATGCATTTGATGAGGATTTAGGTCCATCTACTGTGTCTGTAACCAAGAACTTGAGTTtctctttaaaaaaaatcatgaacTGCCTGAAGGGAGCAAATTATTAGTAAATTACACATACACATACTATTGATTAGCTATAATTGATGAAAAGAAACATTGATAAGAGAGATTCCTACTGTTCGATGAACTTTATCAGAACTTGGAGAAAGAACAATGGAGGTATTGGTAACTATAACTCCATCTTCATCATTTGAATTTATCTTATCTATAAACTCCTTCAGGGAGTTGGCATCAGAGTCACCAACTAGGGCTCTAAACGATTCAATTTCACTAAAATGGTTACCATTTTGTTGATTTGTAGTCTTTGATTCATGTTCCTCTGCTGTCTGAATCGAAAAAATGTAGACCGTTAAAGTCAGATGTAAGGATGAATGGATATGATTGTGAATTAGATGATAACAGACCTCCATTGGTGCATCTAAGGAAGTCAAAAGTACAACATTTCCATCTAAATCCACTTCATTGACTATAAAACCAGAGTACCtgtaaacaaaaacataaaatcaAAAGGCTACTCTTCATTTGAATTAAATGTAAATTCACAACTGTTCCATGTTTATAGAATCATTACGAATGTCTGAAATGAAAGGAGAATACAT encodes:
- the LOC111879964 gene encoding uncharacterized protein LOC111879964; translated protein: MDLNPHQMHTYMSASDPVSCVFATTTHDHRIHLIAQDSYVAHIEHMTPWMKQLLPSQLVSTPQEQRYLLDTTNPSGYLIFIALVEISNNIQPSKETRKDNQVSYYEMPFLQVIRGCLLQGHTGIHREDNMELLYVLHGQEGGVTHVQFSKDGNYLWKIMKEAEVIRRGKEEMRLLMTVEVQIQHLGKFLRFHLCKENKDTQRKEDRRARLQAQFS